Proteins encoded within one genomic window of Synechococcus sp. PCC 7335:
- a CDS encoding glycosyltransferase family protein gives MKKLMFYCQHILGMGHLIRSMEIVRGLGADFKVCFVNGGEVIQGFQPPEDVQLINLPAIKTDAEFRELRPVDPHLSLEKAQEFRRQRLLATIRDFQPDVLMIELFPFGRRRFSFELLPLIEAAKAQGTKIVSSLRDIVVTKSDQARHEAKVVRLINEHFDQLLIHGDPALHPLQESFSRVADLNCDVRYTGYVVQRPENNRLTGVDRLTLSKPEPMILVSVGGGRFGHELLECAVAAAEILEREIPHHIQIFTGPFMPSHKFWALKAMARDRTNLQIHRYTPNLLAFMEKAELSISMSGYNTTMNILTTGVRAMMMPFVGNGDQEQTMRVERLSQLGKARRIYPEDLEPERFSEAVIAHLQHSPSQIKVNLNGVDNTARFVNALATGTLADVGLAEHEDIPQMSAA, from the coding sequence ATGAAAAAACTAATGTTCTACTGTCAGCACATTCTGGGGATGGGACACCTCATTCGCAGTATGGAAATTGTCCGAGGGCTGGGCGCTGACTTTAAAGTATGCTTTGTCAACGGCGGCGAGGTTATCCAAGGGTTTCAGCCACCAGAAGATGTACAGCTAATTAACTTGCCTGCGATTAAGACCGACGCTGAATTTCGCGAGCTACGACCGGTTGATCCGCATCTTAGCCTGGAAAAAGCGCAGGAGTTCCGCCGACAGCGGCTTTTGGCAACGATACGAGATTTTCAGCCGGATGTGCTGATGATTGAGCTTTTTCCTTTTGGCAGGAGACGATTCTCTTTTGAGCTACTGCCGCTAATCGAGGCGGCCAAAGCGCAGGGAACCAAGATCGTTTCTAGCCTGCGGGACATTGTTGTCACTAAATCCGATCAGGCCCGCCACGAGGCGAAGGTTGTGCGCTTAATTAATGAACATTTTGATCAGCTGCTAATCCACGGCGATCCTGCCTTACACCCATTGCAAGAGAGTTTCTCTAGAGTAGCTGATTTGAACTGCGATGTGCGCTATACCGGATATGTGGTGCAACGGCCTGAAAATAATCGGCTCACTGGGGTTGATCGGCTTACCCTGTCTAAGCCTGAACCGATGATTTTGGTGAGCGTTGGCGGTGGCCGCTTCGGTCATGAGTTGCTTGAGTGCGCTGTGGCAGCCGCTGAAATATTAGAGCGTGAGATTCCTCACCATATTCAGATATTTACCGGACCGTTCATGCCTAGCCATAAATTTTGGGCGCTCAAGGCAATGGCACGTGATCGCACCAACCTTCAGATTCACCGCTACACGCCCAACTTGCTAGCTTTCATGGAGAAAGCAGAACTCTCGATCAGTATGTCTGGCTACAACACCACTATGAACATTTTGACAACAGGTGTAAGGGCCATGATGATGCCATTTGTGGGCAATGGCGATCAAGAGCAAACTATGCGCGTTGAGCGACTATCACAGCTAGGAAAAGCGCGGCGGATCTACCCAGAAGATTTAGAACCTGAGCGCTTTTCTGAGGCAGTGATCGCGCATCTTCAGCATTCGCCTAGTCAAATTAAGGTTAATCTCAACGGCGTAGACAATACAGCGCGATTCGTTAATGCGCTCGCGACAGGCACCTTAGCAGATGTCGGATTGGCTGAGCATGAAGACATCCCGCAGATGAGCGCAGCGTAG
- a CDS encoding glycosyltransferase family protein, which yields MNTTRIMVYSHDAFGLGNLRRMLAICEHLLKHWPNLSILLVSGSPMIHEFRLPQGLDYIKLPCLNRGVSGELSAKYLGTSIEETVALRSHLIYSAAVHFKPNLLLVDKKPTGLRGELANTLSYLQQTVPENKRVLLLRDILDTPEKTIDEWCRWGHHHAIQTHYDQVLVAGVQSVFDLVQEYRLPLPIAHKVRYCGYIRKQLTGHEQVDPRAQLGIKPTDSLVLVTPGGGEDGFSLVHTYLEGLKLIQALPPRRQTADDEPSLDLSDVTGPIIHSLILSGPEMPIEQRSRLEELAAGCSSISFQSFTTDLLSYLQAADAVVSMGGYNTLTEILMLGKRTVVVPRIHPSQEQLIRAINFAKKGWITMVHPEQVTGRSLIQAVLDLLYQPFLPPERMATRPKHRSESLDLNGLPQISGYLSALLASAQQPIPDLMTKSVLVPPFMGWLA from the coding sequence ATGAACACTACTCGAATAATGGTGTACTCTCATGATGCTTTTGGGCTCGGCAACCTGCGACGGATGCTGGCGATCTGCGAACATCTGCTTAAACACTGGCCAAATCTCTCTATCTTACTGGTGTCCGGTTCGCCAATGATTCACGAGTTTCGCCTACCTCAGGGATTGGACTATATCAAACTGCCCTGTTTGAATCGAGGCGTTTCTGGAGAGCTTTCTGCAAAGTATCTCGGAACTTCTATTGAAGAGACAGTGGCGCTGCGATCGCACCTAATTTACTCAGCCGCTGTTCACTTCAAACCTAATCTGCTACTAGTTGATAAAAAGCCTACTGGTTTAAGGGGTGAACTGGCTAATACTCTGAGCTACTTACAACAAACGGTGCCTGAGAATAAGCGGGTGCTGTTGCTGCGTGATATTTTAGATACCCCCGAAAAGACGATTGACGAATGGTGTAGATGGGGTCACCACCACGCTATTCAAACCCACTACGACCAGGTCTTAGTCGCTGGCGTGCAGAGCGTATTTGACTTAGTTCAAGAATATCGATTGCCCTTACCAATTGCACATAAAGTGCGATATTGCGGCTATATTCGCAAGCAATTAACGGGCCACGAGCAGGTTGATCCTAGAGCGCAGCTAGGCATTAAACCGACTGACTCACTGGTGCTGGTTACGCCGGGTGGCGGAGAAGATGGCTTTAGCCTAGTCCATACCTACCTAGAAGGGCTGAAGCTGATTCAGGCTTTACCCCCACGCCGCCAAACCGCTGATGATGAACCGTCGCTGGACTTGTCTGATGTGACCGGTCCTATTATCCACAGTTTGATATTGAGCGGGCCTGAAATGCCGATCGAACAGCGCTCAAGGCTGGAGGAATTAGCGGCTGGCTGCTCTAGTATCAGTTTCCAGAGCTTCACTACCGATCTGCTGAGCTATTTGCAGGCAGCGGATGCGGTGGTGTCTATGGGTGGGTACAACACACTGACAGAAATTCTGATGCTGGGCAAACGAACGGTGGTGGTTCCACGAATACATCCCTCGCAAGAGCAGCTAATTCGCGCGATTAACTTTGCCAAAAAAGGCTGGATAACAATGGTCCATCCTGAGCAGGTAACTGGGCGATCGCTTATTCAGGCGGTACTCGATCTGCTCTATCAGCCCTTTCTCCCACCCGAGAGGATGGCAACGCGACCAAAGCATAGGTCAGAGAGTTTGGACTTGAACGGACTGCCTCAAATCTCAGGATATCTCAGCGCGCTTCTAGCCTCAGCTCAACAGCCGATTCCCGATCTGATGACTAAATCTGTTCTTGTTCCCCCTTTTATGGGCTGGCTGGCATGA
- a CDS encoding cell wall metabolism sensor histidine kinase WalK yields the protein MNNSSNAFASNAFAKIGHSLWQQFFKETRTRILLLYAFLMLILTGLTVPIFRYLLFQQVDQRVRANLAIERENFLAAFADWQRPNGQNAQDLKSFVVEYLDNNLVEDDNFQLVLIEGVGHFSSPDYLLTPFSPDSDLFEQWQTVTAFTMDSQLSGDPKIGKLLYKADPLIVDGRQLAVHVVVHAAAGERQETLEGVYVFSWMIVSIVALSLLLAWIGAGRLLKPIRELAQTARSISESNLTRRIPLPNGNGELTDLTHTFNDMMDRIQAAFDSQRDFINDAGHELRTPITIIQGHLELMDEENPQECRETIKLVMDELDRMGRLVSDMLLLAKSERPNFLQLETVEIDAFAEEIFTKATALAQRHWILKVEGKGNVVCDRQKLTGAILNLLKNAVQHTQGTDTIELGCYSKKDADHPNHDQVRFWVRDTGEGISPADQQRIFSRFARGQNYQRRSDGSGLGLAITAAVAEAHGGQVTLHSKVGQGTTFWLDLPQRRP from the coding sequence ATGAACAATTCGTCAAATGCCTTTGCGTCAAATGCCTTTGCTAAGATTGGGCACTCTCTATGGCAGCAATTTTTCAAAGAAACGCGTACGCGAATCTTGTTGCTTTATGCGTTCCTGATGCTGATCTTAACTGGGCTAACGGTTCCTATATTTAGATATCTCCTATTTCAACAAGTGGATCAGCGAGTGCGAGCTAACCTCGCCATAGAAAGAGAAAATTTCTTAGCGGCTTTCGCAGATTGGCAGCGACCTAATGGACAAAACGCTCAGGACCTAAAATCTTTTGTTGTTGAATATTTAGACAATAACCTCGTAGAGGACGACAACTTTCAACTTGTTTTGATAGAGGGTGTAGGTCATTTTTCTAGCCCAGACTATTTACTAACGCCCTTTAGTCCAGATTCAGACCTGTTTGAGCAGTGGCAAACAGTGACTGCCTTCACCATGGATAGCCAATTGAGCGGTGATCCTAAGATTGGCAAACTCTTATACAAAGCTGACCCATTGATTGTTGACGGCAGGCAACTAGCAGTACATGTGGTGGTTCACGCGGCGGCAGGAGAGCGCCAAGAGACACTTGAGGGAGTCTATGTCTTCAGCTGGATGATCGTGTCAATAGTGGCGCTTTCACTTTTGCTAGCTTGGATAGGGGCAGGTCGCCTACTGAAACCTATTCGAGAGCTAGCTCAAACGGCGCGCTCCATTAGTGAATCTAATCTGACTAGGCGAATTCCGCTGCCTAATGGCAACGGCGAACTCACTGATTTGACCCACACTTTCAATGACATGATGGATCGAATTCAGGCCGCATTTGACAGCCAGCGCGACTTTATAAACGACGCAGGACATGAACTGCGTACCCCGATCACAATTATTCAGGGTCACTTGGAGCTGATGGATGAGGAGAATCCCCAAGAGTGCCGAGAAACCATCAAGCTAGTGATGGATGAGCTAGATCGAATGGGGCGATTGGTGAGCGATATGCTGCTGCTAGCCAAGTCTGAAAGACCTAACTTCTTACAGTTAGAGACCGTTGAGATAGATGCTTTTGCCGAGGAAATCTTTACGAAAGCAACTGCGCTAGCTCAGCGTCACTGGATACTAAAAGTAGAAGGCAAAGGCAATGTTGTCTGCGATCGCCAGAAGCTCACTGGCGCAATTCTTAATCTACTAAAAAACGCTGTTCAGCATACCCAAGGAACAGACACGATAGAGCTGGGCTGTTATTCGAAAAAGGACGCGGATCATCCAAACCATGATCAGGTTCGGTTTTGGGTGCGCGATACGGGTGAGGGCATTAGCCCAGCTGACCAACAGCGGATCTTTTCTCGGTTTGCCAGAGGTCAAAATTATCAGCGACGCTCAGATGGGTCTGGATTGGGACTGGCCATTACAGCTGCTGTGGCCGAAGCACACGGCGGCCAGGTAACGCTGCATAGCAAAGTCGGTCAGGGGACTACTTTTTGGTTGGATTTGCCGCAGAGGAGGCCGTGA
- a CDS encoding response regulator transcription factor, with protein sequence MNQILIVEDEENLAAFIAKGFRKHGFDITVAVDGNQALAASEAQTYDAILLDLRLPVKDGWTVLRELRNRGVLSPVIVMTAMSDLQQDVLAERANDYLQKPFRFKELLAAVERQITASSAANPTKK encoded by the coding sequence ATGAATCAAATTCTGATTGTTGAAGACGAGGAAAACCTCGCCGCCTTTATTGCCAAAGGCTTTAGAAAGCATGGCTTTGATATCACAGTCGCTGTAGATGGCAATCAGGCGCTAGCAGCATCAGAGGCACAGACCTATGATGCTATTTTGCTGGATTTAAGGCTGCCTGTAAAAGATGGTTGGACGGTGCTGAGGGAATTGCGTAATCGCGGCGTTTTATCGCCCGTAATTGTCATGACTGCTATGAGCGATTTACAGCAGGACGTTTTGGCCGAGCGAGCCAACGACTATCTGCAAAAGCCGTTTCGCTTTAAGGAACTGCTCGCGGCAGTAGAACGCCAGATCACGGCCTCCTCTGCGGCAAATCCAACCAAAAAGTAG
- a CDS encoding response regulator transcription factor, whose protein sequence is MHKILITEDEPRIASFIKKGLNAHGFTTEVAITAQQAIAQTLEASFDLLILDLGLPDKDGLQVIEELRGQGATLPIIILTARDDIHDKVTGLEGGADDYVTKPFRFEELLARVRVRLRQAPAAGSAATGNDQMLWASNVSLDLLTRRVQVSGEIVDLPAREFTLAETFFRHPGQVLSREQLLDRVWGYDYSPGSNIVDVYVGYLRKKLGADLIETVRGIGYRLRQS, encoded by the coding sequence ATGCACAAGATTCTAATTACAGAAGACGAGCCTCGAATTGCATCCTTTATCAAGAAGGGATTGAATGCTCATGGATTTACAACGGAGGTCGCTATTACTGCTCAACAGGCGATCGCGCAAACGCTAGAGGCTAGCTTCGATCTGCTTATTCTTGACTTAGGGTTGCCTGACAAAGATGGTCTTCAGGTGATTGAAGAGCTGCGCGGTCAGGGCGCAACCTTACCCATCATTATTCTGACTGCCAGAGATGACATCCACGATAAGGTGACCGGACTAGAAGGGGGCGCAGACGACTATGTGACCAAACCCTTTCGCTTTGAGGAGCTGCTAGCTAGGGTGAGAGTCCGCCTGAGGCAGGCTCCTGCGGCAGGAAGCGCTGCTACTGGCAACGATCAGATGCTGTGGGCAAGCAATGTGAGTCTGGATTTGCTCACTAGGCGGGTGCAGGTAAGCGGTGAGATAGTCGATTTGCCCGCCCGGGAGTTTACGCTAGCAGAAACTTTTTTCAGGCATCCAGGTCAGGTATTAAGCCGGGAGCAGCTATTGGATAGGGTGTGGGGGTATGACTACAGCCCAGGATCTAATATCGTTGATGTCTATGTGGGCTATCTACGAAAAAAGCTAGGAGCCGATCTGATTGAAACCGTGCGCGGGATAGGCTATCGATTGCGGCAGTCGTGA
- a CDS encoding U32 family peptidase has translation MSVSSHLLSKDSEPIFDLQKTELLAPAGDWDCVKAAVENGADAIYFGLDRFNARMRAHNFTIADLPELMTFLHRRGVRGYVTLNTLIFPAELKAAAHYLRTIIKSGVDAAIVQDVGICRLIRHLSSDFPIHASTQMTITSAAGVKFAQQIGAELVVLARECSIKEINRIQRQLKKENIAMPLETFVHGALCVAYSGQCLTSESLGGRSANRGECAQACRMTYDLLADGKEVDLGDRAYLLSPQDLSGLPVVPDLIRSGIASLKIEGRLKTPEYVANVTRVYRQVLDRVFDQTVERLEQDHDHSDHQLDLKFKRLEASYYPSGDERYSLEMAFSRGLSTGWFQGIDNQRLVHARFGKKRGALVGQVEKIVKTKREHRIVVKLLIAVKPGDGVVIDSSQPDDEQGGRLYGVETKGEETFLSFGRKSLDFTRIQVGDRIWKTSDPELDRAVRQTYSGNQPRFKRPISIEVFGKAGGLLKAIAHDYSGHTAQATTEVALVSAHSKPLTTERLIQQLSRLGTTPFNLKDLQNNLEGQVMVPVSALNQLRRELVTQLIEQKQQLKSWTLNPHASYRDLLPVLPVNQPAHLKQQLSEQSPVEQKLAVQLIPLVRNLSQLQAAITTNAPTIYCEFENPIHYQEAVALIRRSTAELFIAPPRITKPSERYILDQVRKAKADGYLIRNYDQLDYFSGDRAIGDFSLNVANPITASYFKGEFNLERLSASYDLNVQQLENLLETAPAEWFEITLHQHMPMFHMAHCVFCAFLSEGTDFTNCGRPCEKHKVKLRDRTGAEHILSADAGCRNTLFNGKAQTGAEFAARLIEKGARYFRIEFLDETPEQVTEILSAYRKLVDGELEGVDLWRSLNLASQLGVTRGTLEKSHR, from the coding sequence ATGAGCGTCTCTAGCCACCTGCTATCAAAGGACTCAGAGCCTATTTTCGATCTACAAAAAACAGAACTGCTAGCACCTGCAGGAGACTGGGACTGTGTGAAAGCTGCGGTGGAAAATGGAGCGGATGCTATTTACTTTGGGCTTGATCGATTCAATGCTCGCATGAGAGCACATAACTTTACGATTGCAGACTTGCCTGAGCTAATGACTTTCTTGCATAGGCGAGGCGTTAGAGGCTATGTCACGCTAAACACACTAATCTTTCCAGCGGAGTTGAAGGCGGCAGCGCATTATCTGCGAACGATCATCAAATCCGGTGTAGATGCAGCCATCGTTCAAGATGTGGGTATTTGTCGCCTCATCCGCCATCTTTCTTCGGACTTTCCAATTCACGCTTCTACCCAGATGACCATTACTTCTGCAGCAGGCGTAAAGTTTGCTCAGCAGATAGGAGCTGAGCTTGTTGTCTTGGCGCGTGAATGTTCAATCAAAGAAATTAATCGAATTCAGCGGCAGTTAAAGAAAGAGAATATTGCTATGCCGCTAGAAACATTTGTGCACGGAGCGCTGTGCGTTGCTTATTCTGGTCAGTGCTTGACAAGCGAATCATTAGGCGGTCGGTCGGCGAATAGGGGAGAGTGTGCTCAAGCTTGCCGAATGACCTATGATTTGCTTGCCGATGGAAAAGAAGTAGATTTGGGCGATCGCGCCTATTTGCTCAGTCCACAAGATCTTTCTGGTCTACCGGTTGTTCCTGATTTGATTAGATCTGGCATTGCTAGTTTGAAGATAGAAGGTCGATTGAAGACGCCTGAATATGTTGCTAACGTCACCCGCGTTTATCGCCAGGTACTAGACCGAGTATTTGATCAAACCGTCGAACGATTAGAGCAGGATCATGATCATAGCGATCACCAGCTAGATCTCAAGTTCAAACGGCTAGAAGCTTCCTACTATCCTAGTGGTGATGAGCGCTATTCACTAGAGATGGCTTTTTCTAGAGGTCTTTCTACAGGCTGGTTTCAAGGAATTGATAATCAAAGGCTAGTTCACGCACGATTTGGGAAAAAGCGCGGCGCGCTAGTTGGACAAGTTGAGAAGATTGTTAAGACAAAAAGAGAACATCGAATCGTTGTTAAATTGTTGATTGCAGTTAAGCCAGGTGATGGTGTTGTTATTGATAGCAGTCAGCCTGATGATGAACAGGGCGGGCGGCTATATGGCGTTGAGACTAAAGGAGAAGAGACTTTTTTAAGTTTTGGTCGTAAATCGCTTGATTTTACTCGAATACAGGTGGGCGATCGCATTTGGAAAACGAGCGATCCAGAACTTGATAGAGCCGTACGGCAAACCTATAGCGGCAATCAGCCCCGGTTTAAGCGACCGATATCGATTGAAGTATTCGGCAAAGCAGGAGGACTGCTAAAGGCGATCGCTCACGACTACAGTGGTCACACGGCTCAAGCCACTACAGAAGTTGCTTTAGTCTCTGCTCATAGTAAACCACTGACTACAGAGCGACTCATTCAACAACTTTCTAGACTGGGCACTACCCCTTTCAATCTAAAAGATCTTCAGAACAATCTAGAGGGCCAGGTGATGGTCCCTGTGAGCGCGCTCAATCAGCTACGAAGAGAGCTGGTTACCCAGCTTATAGAACAAAAACAACAGCTAAAATCATGGACGTTAAATCCTCATGCTTCTTACCGTGATCTTCTTCCGGTTCTTCCGGTTAACCAACCTGCGCATCTAAAACAACAGCTATCTGAGCAAAGCCCGGTAGAACAGAAGCTGGCAGTTCAGCTAATTCCGTTGGTGCGCAACCTGTCACAGCTTCAGGCGGCGATCACGACAAATGCACCCACAATCTACTGTGAATTCGAAAATCCTATCCACTATCAAGAAGCTGTTGCTTTAATCAGGAGAAGTACCGCAGAGCTATTTATCGCCCCGCCTCGTATTACCAAGCCCAGCGAACGCTATATTCTCGATCAGGTTCGCAAAGCTAAGGCTGATGGCTATCTAATTCGCAACTACGACCAGCTTGACTACTTTAGTGGCGATCGCGCCATTGGTGACTTTTCCTTAAACGTAGCTAACCCGATTACGGCTAGCTACTTTAAAGGGGAATTTAACCTAGAAAGACTCAGTGCTTCTTATGATCTAAACGTGCAACAGTTAGAGAATTTACTAGAAACGGCCCCTGCTGAATGGTTCGAGATTACCTTGCATCAGCACATGCCGATGTTTCATATGGCACACTGCGTCTTCTGCGCCTTTTTATCAGAAGGAACAGATTTTACCAACTGCGGTCGCCCGTGTGAAAAACATAAGGTGAAATTGCGCGATCGCACAGGCGCAGAACATATCCTTTCAGCCGATGCAGGCTGTCGTAATACGCTCTTCAATGGCAAGGCCCAAACCGGCGCAGAATTTGCCGCTAGATTGATTGAGAAAGGTGCTCGCTACTTCCGAATTGAGTTTCTAGACGAGACTCCTGAACAAGTCACTGAAATACTATCCGCATATCGAAAGCTAGTCGATGGCGAGCTAGAAGGTGTTGATCTGTGGCGTTCGCTCAATCTCGCTAGTCAGCTAGGCGTAACCCGAGGAACCTTAGAGAAAAGCCATCGATAG
- a CDS encoding phosphoribulokinase: MAERPIIVGIVGDSAAGKTTLTRGIAQVLGEENVVAICTDDYHRYDRKQRAEMGISALHPDCNYLDIIEQHLQDLRNGKAILKPIYNHTTGEFDPPEYIQPKKFVIVEGLLGYSTKAARDAYDVKVYLAPPEDLRAKWKIKRDTRKRGYTDEQVLEALRKREPDSEAFIRPQRQWSDVIVSFIPPENKDDQGNDLLLDVKLVLRPTLPHPDFTHILDDKGNDLGDAIRLLLDRDMGKPVDVLSVDGHANEAQVQQLERILCSEVPYLGQFCSLEGNQDVGKVVGTTGESLQSYPLALTQLLITYHMLKAVKRTQGRK; encoded by the coding sequence ATGGCTGAACGTCCAATCATCGTTGGCATTGTGGGCGATAGCGCCGCCGGCAAAACTACCTTGACCCGTGGCATCGCCCAGGTGCTAGGTGAAGAAAACGTCGTAGCCATCTGTACAGACGACTATCACCGCTATGATCGTAAACAGCGGGCAGAGATGGGCATTTCCGCGCTGCACCCAGACTGTAACTATCTCGATATCATCGAACAACACCTGCAAGATCTGCGTAATGGCAAAGCAATCCTCAAGCCGATCTACAACCACACAACAGGTGAGTTTGATCCGCCTGAATACATTCAGCCTAAAAAGTTTGTCATTGTAGAAGGATTGCTGGGCTATTCTACCAAAGCCGCTCGCGACGCTTATGATGTGAAAGTATATCTAGCACCGCCTGAGGATTTGCGAGCGAAGTGGAAAATCAAGCGAGACACCCGCAAGCGTGGCTATACAGATGAGCAAGTCCTCGAAGCTTTACGCAAGCGTGAGCCCGATTCAGAAGCCTTTATCCGTCCGCAGAGGCAGTGGTCCGATGTAATCGTGTCTTTTATTCCACCTGAAAACAAGGACGATCAGGGCAACGACCTGCTGCTCGATGTCAAACTGGTTCTACGGCCAACGCTGCCTCACCCAGACTTTACCCATATCCTCGATGACAAAGGTAATGACCTAGGTGATGCAATCCGCTTACTGCTAGATCGCGATATGGGCAAGCCAGTCGATGTATTGTCTGTAGATGGCCACGCTAACGAAGCACAGGTACAGCAGCTAGAGCGTATCCTGTGTAGCGAGGTACCTTATCTGGGTCAGTTCTGTAGCCTAGAGGGTAATCAGGATGTGGGCAAGGTAGTCGGTACGACAGGCGAGTCGCTGCAAAGCTATCCGCTGGCGCTGACACAGCTATTGATCACCTATCACATGCTGAAGGCTGTAAAGCGAACTCAAGGGAGGAAGTAA
- a CDS encoding Uma2 family endonuclease codes for MVQSLAQSPMSFEAFLDWYPNDGCRYEFIEGGIVEVLPTGPHEDIGGFLSAELNFEIRRSQKPYSIPRNCLIRPRAENSGYMQDVVLLDREQLPQESMWPTASVIQHGATVLLVVEVVSKNWRDDYGHKFVEYEAMGIQEYWMVDFRALGAVRHIGKPKQPTITICQLEGEEYRVRRFVTGEKLVSGIFPQLNLTTDAVFAAAE; via the coding sequence ATGGTTCAGTCTCTAGCTCAAAGCCCGATGAGTTTTGAGGCTTTCCTAGATTGGTACCCGAACGACGGCTGTCGGTACGAATTTATTGAGGGAGGTATTGTTGAAGTATTGCCAACTGGCCCTCATGAAGACATCGGTGGGTTCTTGAGTGCTGAGCTTAACTTTGAAATTCGTCGCAGTCAAAAGCCCTATTCCATTCCTCGTAATTGCTTGATTCGGCCACGAGCGGAAAACTCTGGCTATATGCAAGATGTTGTTCTTCTCGACCGTGAACAATTGCCTCAAGAGTCTATGTGGCCAACCGCGTCGGTGATTCAGCACGGTGCCACTGTGCTCTTAGTGGTCGAGGTAGTCAGCAAAAATTGGCGAGATGATTATGGACACAAGTTCGTTGAATATGAAGCGATGGGCATACAAGAATATTGGATGGTGGACTTTCGAGCGCTGGGGGCAGTGCGCCATATCGGCAAGCCCAAGCAACCGACAATTACGATCTGCCAGTTGGAGGGTGAAGAATATCGAGTTCGGAGATTTGTTACTGGCGAAAAGCTGGTTTCTGGAATATTTCCTCAGCTTAATCTGACGACAGATGCGGTGTTTGCAGCCGCAGAATGA